The genomic segment AGTTGCTGAGGATCGTGCCCACCGAGGGCGCTGTCGTTCCCTGCGCGACGTTCCAGTATGTCGTGTATTTCCAATTGTTGCCGCTGCTGATCTTGCCGCCGGAAAGCGAGGTCATGGCCGCTCCGTAGCCTAGCGGCAGAGCCTTGGTCGCATCGCCGACAACGGCTCCGACCATGACTGGATTGTAGGTATCGCAACCCTTCTTTGCCTTACCGGTGATTGTCTGAGCCGAGCGTATGTTTGGGGCAGGTCGGTAACGATAGTCACCGTTCGTCTTGTTGAACGATGAGGAGTAATAGCCGAAGCGCGTATTCACGCCGTCCTCGACGGGCCCCGCCTTTGCGCCGGTCTCCGTATCGAGGCTGTCCTGTGTATAGCAGGTACCGGGATTGCCGGTGGCAAGAGCCTCCGCCAGCACAGACGCACCGTTGCCCAAGGGGGTCCGGAGGAACCCGAAATTGCCGGGACCGGGACTGGACGCCGAGGTGCTGTGAAGCTCGATCTGTCGCCCGTAGAGATTGCCGGCCGCAAAATTGGTGTGCAAGGCCGCCGCTGCAACGTCGCTGGCGCTTTCGCTCGTGTTCCCCGCCGGCTCGAACGGATTGCAGATAAAGATCGGCGTGACGTCGCAGGCGCTGGCGTGGTAGACCGCCACGGCGTCGGCAGCGATGTTGATCGTATTGCGGGTGAAGCCAACCGGGATCGGAAAGATCGTCTGCATCGCCTGCGGCTTGGCGATGACCCAGGCATAGGAAGCTTCGCTGGCCGCTGTGGTTTCCATCGAAGACGGGATGGGCGTATCGTCGTTGGCCGGGATGCTCTTCAGAAAAAGCACTTCAACCGTGCTCCCGGCATCGTTTCCGGCGTCATAGGCCACAGTAATATGCGAGCCAAGCGACATGCCGGTCCCGCCCCCGGAAAAAGCCGCGTCATTGGCGATTTTCTCGATCGCGGTCTGCGCCCTCGAAATGGCATCATCGCGGCCATCGAGCTCGCGGGCTCCGGCCAACGCCATCGCATCGACCGCGTTCTGGAGATCGGTATGCAGGTTACCGCTGCGGCCGACATCGATGACCAGCAGCGAAAAACCGAGAAGCATTGGCATGGCGATGAGCGTCAAGGCGATGACATAGCCGCGATGATCGTTCCAGAACCGTCTGACAACCCTACTCAGCATTGGCACACCCCCATCACGGCGCTATCGCCGTGACCACCCTGTCTTGTGCATTTTCCCTTCCGGCGCTGCCGCCGTTCATGCCCTTCAAATATCTACTGGCTGACGGTCGCCCCATTCGACGTCCCATCAGCCCCCATGGCCGGCGACGGCTGAATAACGCCCGCGCCGCCGTTCTGGTACTGAGTGACCACCCTGCGGATCACCTTGCCGTCGCTTGCGATCCGGGTTCGCTGGGCTTCCGGCGGGAAGGGGTCCTCGGTGTGGATGGCTTTGTTTGCTTCCATGGCGTTCCCCGCCCCGAAGGTGATCGTGTCGCGATGGTTCATGTAGTCGGCGCAGCCGGAAGCGAGGCCGGTGGCGGCAAGGATGAGAAGGACGCGCTTAGCGTTTTGTAAGAACAACTTGGCCTCCCTGGTTCAGGTCGAGACGATGGCCGTAAGGCCCGGTCACACCTACGCCATTGCGAAAGCGTCGGAGCATGTCCTTGTCGACTTCCAAGACGCCGAGTGCGAAAAGCTCGACGTCGTTAGACGAACGCGTCTGATCGAGCGGACTGTAGAGGTCCTCACCCGGGCGGGCCGGTCGCACAATGTGCGGGGTGACGACGATAACGAGGTCGGATTCCTTCTTCTGGAAACTCGTCGAACGGAACAGTGCGCCGAGGATCGGTATCTTCCCGAGGCCCGGCAACTGCTGGATGTCCTTGGCATTGATCGACTGCAGCAGGCCCGCCATGGCAAAGCTCTGGCCGTCGCGAAGCGCTACCGTGGTGCTGGCAGCGCGCGAGATGAATCCCGGATTGCCGTTGACGTTGATCGATGGATCAAGCTCGGAAACCTCAGGCTCGATCTCCAAATTGATGACGCCGTCGTCAAGAACCACCGGCTTGAAGGTCAGCCGCACACCGAAGGGGCGATAGTCCGTCTCGGTGGCCACCGTCGTGCCGTTGTTCGTCGTCTTTAGGATCGGCACTTCACCGCCGGCATGGAAGCTGGCGGTCGAGCCGCTCATTGCGATGAGGTTCGGCTGAGCCAGGCGACGCACCAATCCCTTCTGCTCGAGCGCGTTGATGACCACGTCGATGCGGCCGCCCGAGATTTCCAGCACTTTGGCGATCAACTGGCCGAAGGGCAGCATACCCGTTGCCGCACCCTTGGGGTCAACGAGGGTACGGGCCAGGCTACCGTCATCGTTCACGCCGATACCCTGGCTGGTCGTTGCCTTGCCGATGCCGTTGTTGCCGCGCCCGGACCACCCGATCCCGAGGTCACGACCCGTCTGGCGTGAGGCTTCAATGATACGGACCTCCAGCATCACCTGCTGGCTGTCACTGACGCGCAACTGATTGAGCACCGGCTGGTCGGAATAGGACTGGGCGATTTCCATCACCCGCTGCAATTCGATGCCGTCACGGACCATGCCTGTCAGGCGAATGCGGTCGTTGGAGTTGACCACCCTGACCTGGGCCGAAGGCGCGGCAGAGCGAATGGCGGCGGCGACTTCGCTGAAATCGCTGGCGACGCGGATGTCGATGACGCCGAGAAGCGACTTGTCGTCGCCATAGACCGAGATATTGGTGGCGCCGGTCTTCTTGCCGCGGATGAACAGCGACCGGTCGGAAAGCGGCACCACGTCGATCATATCGGCGCTGCCGATGACGAGATCGCCGAAGGGCTGGCCGGTATTGA from the Rhizobium sp. NZLR1 genome contains:
- a CDS encoding TadE/TadG family type IV pilus assembly protein, encoding MLSRVVRRFWNDHRGYVIALTLIAMPMLLGFSLLVIDVGRSGNLHTDLQNAVDAMALAGARELDGRDDAISRAQTAIEKIANDAAFSGGGTGMSLGSHITVAYDAGNDAGSTVEVLFLKSIPANDDTPIPSSMETTAASEASYAWVIAKPQAMQTIFPIPVGFTRNTINIAADAVAVYHASACDVTPIFICNPFEPAGNTSESASDVAAAALHTNFAAGNLYGRQIELHSTSASSPGPGNFGFLRTPLGNGASVLAEALATGNPGTCYTQDSLDTETGAKAGPVEDGVNTRFGYYSSSFNKTNGDYRYRPAPNIRSAQTITGKAKKGCDTYNPVMVGAVVGDATKALPLGYGAAMTSLSGGKISSGNNWKYTTYWNVAQGTTAPSVGTILSNYSSYPAQATGTPGQPSAYDVYRYELASPSLINHASANGETGTPATGGQCYSGPDLSNYTAAEYGDRREIFSAIVNCGYEASVGHLNGHKATRAVAFARMFLTKPAIKDAGERYLSLEMIDITGKGGRGTLDEFLREEAELVR
- a CDS encoding type II and III secretion system protein family protein, with translation MANGKRRIARTKSLAALAAVFSACVCLVPGFVRCASAQEKFVTLGKSVQHVTLPPNETLTLNTGQPFGDLVIGSADMIDVVPLSDRSLFIRGKKTGATNISVYGDDKSLLGVIDIRVASDFSEVAAAIRSAAPSAQVRVVNSNDRIRLTGMVRDGIELQRVMEIAQSYSDQPVLNQLRVSDSQQVMLEVRIIEASRQTGRDLGIGWSGRGNNGIGKATTSQGIGVNDDGSLARTLVDPKGAATGMLPFGQLIAKVLEISGGRIDVVINALEQKGLVRRLAQPNLIAMSGSTASFHAGGEVPILKTTNNGTTVATETDYRPFGVRLTFKPVVLDDGVINLEIEPEVSELDPSINVNGNPGFISRAASTTVALRDGQSFAMAGLLQSINAKDIQQLPGLGKIPILGALFRSTSFQKKESDLVIVVTPHIVRPARPGEDLYSPLDQTRSSNDVELFALGVLEVDKDMLRRFRNGVGVTGPYGHRLDLNQGGQVVLTKR